In Zygosaccharomyces rouxii strain CBS732 chromosome A complete sequence, the genomic window ACTTGCAGGGCTAATCACGCTGTTGATAGAATTGTTTGATTCGCTTCTATCTATTGCGGGTTTAGTCTCTTCAGAATGGGTCGATGATCCTGACATCGAATCTCTACTAACCCTACGGTGGCCGTGTGAATAGTTTTCTACCCTAGCTAAATTGACCATatcgtcttcttctactacttcttcttcttctccgTTCGTATCGACATAATGGTAATCCATCTGTCTTGCGCACACGTTAGTCCACATCCGTCTACGGTATCCACCTCTCTTACCTTCCAAAGTTAAATCGTAAACCCACTTAGTACCCATATCGATATCGACATATTGTATAAATCCCTGTTCTACCCATTCTATGGGTTCTAAATCTAATGCCCATGAGTCTTCAGCTTCAACCCATTCCCATTCTACTGGTGGTTTAACTTCTTCTAAAGTTGGCGCACAGTGAAGTGCAATGTCCTCCTGTTCTATTCGCAAATCTGAGAACAAAGTGTAATCATCGTTAGAAAAACCTACTAAAACCCAAcatttatccttttcagagaatttttggatttcaAAGACCGATACTAATTTATTCTCTCTAACTTCTGTGTATCGCAGGTGTTCAttaatgatattttcaaatctatTGGTGAGAGTTAACACTCTGAGTCTTGTTTCTTCTGAATTAACCCTGGATAAAAACCATTCCCTAAATTTTGGATGAAGCATAAAGGCCAAGAACCATCCAAAAGCCACAAAAAAACCTTTGACCGGTAGATGTTTGCTCAGAGTGTCCAGGAAAAGGGCATTTATTAAGCCTACCACTAACAGTATGAAAAATACAGCAGTAGagattttttcatttgtaAAATAGGCAAATTTCGTCAACCACACACTTATGAAATCATAGAAAGAGACATATATCATCATGTGGTTTTGCAGATCAGTCAGATTTAGTATGAATTCTTGGCTCAATTCTGGGACCGGTTTAGGTACCACAGGTTTCCTCAGAGGTAGACCTTGGGCAGGTGTTGGGTTTCCATCCAAATACATGGAGTAATTGGGTTTATGCATGTAAAGATAATGAGGGACCATAACTCCAAACAGAAGGTAAAATATGGGTAACGAAGTGAGTGTGGGTAAAGGTTTCATAACTGCATGTGTATAAATCAACATAATCGAAATAGTGTAGGCTGGGTTTGCCCAACTGAAAACTTCAATTATCTCATCAAGTATAGCAAAGGGCTGACTTAATCTAGCATTCATCAGTCTAAAATTTCGACTCATTGTGTTGACAGACAAACCAGGTCTATCCTTAGCAAACTGTTTCCTCTTTGCCAAACTGTTTATAGCAACATCTGACCCTGGTGGGAGTGCCATCCTCATTATCTTCTCCACAAGGTTGTCCGTTAGCAGTTTTTGGATACCAGCACTAGAGAGACTTGAGCCACTACCATTACCAGCACTGCTACTACCAGTAGATGTGGCCCCACCAGAGCTAGATCCACTAGGTTTCCCACTACCCAGTTTCACACTCATACACGTTTGCTTTTACCAATGGTTTTGATCTGAATTTaatttgatttgatttaGGCTAAGGTTTAACCTTCAAGGGAAAGGGCAATATaaaaatcaacaacagTAGTTCGAATCACACCTATGCTAATCCAATAGATCACTCAGTCTCGATGGAATTTGGTTTAACTTTTCTAATAGGCCTTTAAACCAATATATATTCGCCCTTATAGTTGTAAATCGTCAAATGTTATTGTTATAAGGAAGTGCCTTTGATGTTATGTTGAACAAAGCCGATTTCAACAAATAGTAAAATACACTTAAGTTGTTAAAGAGCTAAGAAGTTGAGGATGGCTGTTCACGATGTGGTGGAGGTTGATGAAGTTGCCGAAGATTATTTAAGTGACGTAGTTATTATGGGATCCCTACGACAGCTAGTTGTAACAGCTTGGGATGGTACGCTTTCAATATATGATtatgatgaacaagaaagaaGGGTTAGTCTGAATACTGTGCTGCGACATGCTTTCCCATTATTGAGCTGCTGCGTACTTTTCCCCAGTGGTGGTTACAAGCCAGAGATATATTGTGGTGATGTACAGGGCCAAGTCCTATTGGtagatttagaattggGAAAATTCATACCAATGGGGGGCAATACAGCTCAGTTGGGAATTTCCAGTCTTTGCAGTTATAAGAATCAAGTCATATGTGGATCTTGGGATGGCTTTTTACAAGTTATTGATTGTCGAAGTCAAAATGTTGTGTATCAGCAGCGGTTGAATGATAAAATATTGAGCATAGATGCACATGGAGACAAGCTGGTAGTTGCCACTACGAAGAATACGGTGCTTTGGTGGAAATTGCCCTTGCAGGCTAGTGATTTTGGTGCAGAAGTGGAATCAGGACTAAAGTTTCAGACAAGACGTATAAAATTGACACCGAGAGGTGATGGATACGTTTCCAGCTCATTGGATGGACGTGTGGCtgtagaatttttccaagatgaTACAAAGAAGTTTGCCTTTAGATGTCATCGAATGAATTTGGCTGATACGAGTTTTGTATTCCCCGTCAATGCATTAGCGTTTGTACCGAATTCCACTATTCTATATACTGGTGGATCAGATGGATGTGTGTCTTGTTGGAATTTAGCTACGAGAAAGAAAGTGGATCAATTGGCaaaatttaatgaaaacaGTGTCGTACAGCTGGACTGTGACGGTAAAATTCTTTGTGTGGCCACTTCTGATGACTCTTTCAAAACGAATGCAGTTGTTAACCAAGATACGGAATTACAAGCTAGTAGACTCTATTTAGTATTCTTAAACTAGGACTAGGAAGCTAATGCGTACGTTTTCTCTTGGACTCGTTTTTAGTCTTTTGAGCAGGTGcaactcttttctttaaaatattaTCCATAAGCTTAACATCGTCTATgacttggaatttttcccCCAAGGAAAGGTAACAATTTTGTAGGGATTCTACTTCACTTTGTAGCACTCTTTGAGCCATAATCCCTCTCTGAACATCCACATCATGTAcatattgatgaattggtgTTACTTCTCTGAAGGAATGGTTTGGATATTGCCGTAGACGTTCGTCTATGCAGTGTTCGAACAATTTCAAGCATTTGATTGTCAGACGACCACTTTCCACTAGCTGTAAGCACTTTTTAACCACTCTTTGCAACTCTCTCTCTAAATTTTCACCTACATTGGGGATCTGTAAAATAACCGTTAGAACTTGTAAGAGTAACAGGCATTCAGGAATAACCTGGCCATCAATGAAGCAATCATAGGACTCTAGGACGATCTGCTCCTGGTCCAAATGTTCTAAGATAGTTTCATCATTCTGTAATAACTGCAaacagatttgaaagaattccTCTGGTGCTTCTCTTTGCAATACTTGTGTAATACATGACAACGGCAGttcaccaaaatcaaattgaGATCCATCCCATTCCACATAACCGTATCTTCTTAAGATTTCTGCGTTAGGATGTTCACCATAAAAATTGTAAACTTGTTGGCCCATCTTGATAGGTTTCACAGAAACCATCTTTAAACTTTCTTTATCGTAAACCAAGTGTGCGTTGAATTGTTTTGTATCTGCATTTAGAGTATCTGCCAAAGGGACCATCGATTTCATATATTTATCATGGGCCACATTCGATTccccttcttcttcttcgccctcatcttcatcctcatcatcttcatcatcttcacccTTTAAATCCACATCAAATGAATATGACATGATAACACTTGCCACATGcacaaattcttcaaatgtcAATTGGCCAATTTTCGATTGAAATTCGGGGCCAAAGTTTTGTATGTATTTTAGTATTTGGCGGTACATTTCTTGAGATTCGTCGGCTCCCAATCTACCCACCACTAGAGAAGGCTCTAATGCCGCCAACTGATCAGCGGACCAGTATACCAAAGTATTCAGATCTTGGGATTTTGGTAGCACTTGTAAATAGTTCCACCAGAAACTCTGTTGTCCCATCACTTTAATCTCGTAAACCATACAAAGGATTAAACCTTCCCAATGTCCCAATTCCTGCCAAAATACATCTTTTAGCTGCGGGAAATCACGAACAAGTTGAGAAGTCGCCACGTTTAGAACTGAAGATCTGGGGATCTCAAATAGCACTTCATCAGAGCCTATATCCTGGGACGCAAGCACACATCTACCTTGATTTACACTTCGCAAATCACCAACGAATATCTTGGgggaaatttcaattctggCAGAGGATACTAACCAATGATAAAATCCATCTGTGGCTTCATCGAATGACGCCATCATATCCTCAATATAATACTTCAAAAGGCCTATTAGTTGTCTTTATCCTTGTTAttgttggtgataatatgagatgcgatgagcttggaatttttcactcaCCGTTAACGACGTAGAAAGTTCCAGAATGGTGAAAACTTCAACCTCCCTTGAAGTATAAAAAGGACCCGAATTCCGATAGTCGATAGCGTATCATCTGCCAATAGTCCATCGGCAAATAACCAATCTGAGATTAGAATGAGCGCTGATGAATTTAAGCAGCAAGGTAATGCTGCATTTCTTGCAAAAGATTATGTGAAGGCTATCGATCTTTTTACCAAGGCCATTGAAGTTTCAGAAACCCCAAACCACGTTCTATATTCCAACAGGTCTGCATGCTATGCATCTAACAAGAAGTTTGAAGAGGCATTGAAAGATGCTGAGGAGTGTGTTAAGATTAGTCCTAGCTGGTCTAAAGGTTATAACAGAGTGGGAGCCGCCCAATTTGGTCTTTCTCAATTGGATGAAGCTGAGAAGAGTTACAAGAGAGCATTAGAATTGGATTCCAGTAATAAGGCTGCAAAAGATGGGTTAGAACATGTGCAAAGTGCAAAGGCAGGTCCTCAAATGCCAGATTTAGGTCTTTCTCAAATGTTTAACGACCCtaatttgatccaaaatttgaagaataatCCAAAGACTGCTGATATGATGAAAGATCCACAATTGGTGGCTAAATTAGAAGGTTACAGGAATAACCCACAGTCAATCAGTCAGGATCTCTTCACCGACAAAAGGTTAATGACTATTATGGCTGCCTTGTTGGGTATTGACTTGAACATGGGTGATCCTAGTGCTGGTAGTGAGGCACAAGAATCTGCCAAGCCAAAAGAACCAGAATCAAATCCAGAACCTagaaaagaaccaaaacaaGAGCCAAAGCAAGAACCAGAAGCCATggaagttgatgaagaacctAACTCCAGAGTTGCCGCAGAAGCGGAGAAAGCCGAAGGTAATAAGCTTTACAAAGCCCGTCAATTTGAAGAGGCCATCGAACATTACAACAAGGCCTGGGAATTACACAAGGATATCACTTACTTGAACAACCGTTCTGCAGCTGAATTCGAAAAAGGTGATTACGATACTGCAATCAAGACTTTGAATGATGCCGTGGAACAAGGTAGGGAATTGAGGGCTGATTACAAGACTATTGCCAAGTCATTCGCTCGTATTGGTAATGCTTACTACAAgttgaaagatttgagGAAAGCAATTGAACATTACAACAGATCTTTGACTGAGCACAGAACTGCTGAAGTTCTCAACAAACTGAGATCCACTGAGAAGGAGCTAAAGAAAGCCGAATCTGAAGCCTACGTCAATCCTGAAAAGGCAGAAGAAGCTCGTTTACAAGGTAAGGAATTCTTCACCAAGGGTGATTGGCCAAATGCTGTCAAGGCTTACACAGAAATGGTTAAGAGAGCTCCTCAAGATGCCAGAGGTTTCTCCAACAGAGCTGCTGCATTGGCAAAACTAATGTCTTTCCCTGAAGCTATCGAAGATTGTAACAAAGCTGTTTCCATTGATCCAAATTTCGTCAGAGCTTACATTAGAAAGGCAACTGCTCAAATTGCTGTCAAAGAATTTGCAGCCGCTATTGAGACTCTAAACATTGCTCGTGAAAAGGACGCTCAAGTAAACAAGGGTGCTAACGTtagagaaattgatcaactACATGCCAAGGCTTCCAGTCAAAGATTCCAACCAGCTAGTGACAACGAAACTCCAGAACAGACTTACGAAAGAGCAATGAGAGATCCTGAAGTTGCATCTATCATGAAAGACCCTGTGATGCAAAGTATCTTATCTCAAGCTCAACAAGATCCTGCTGCTCTACAGGAACACATCAAGAATCCTGAAGTGTTCAACAAGATTCAAGTTTTGATCCAAGCAGGTATCATCCGTACTCGTTAATAATATCTTAGGTAatttttatatatatgcaTGGAATATTACGACTGTATTATGTTTGTCGATACCTATATTCAATTATcaatctttcttcttccctAACATTTGTAAAGTCCTCCAATAAAATAATACAACTGCTAGTTTACCATTCATCATGTTTAAATTAATAGTGCGCTCGCCTCTCAATTTTATGTTATGTAGCGAACGAGTTGTATTCgataaataaaaaaagcATTACTTGACAAGtaagaaaaacaaaaggaagatGACATTGCACGATTTATTCGGCctaagaaaagaaaacatACTGTTCACAATCTTATTCCGAATTACGCTGATCAATCAAACTAACTTTCCGTAGTTTCCTAGTTATAATGTGAAATCGTCGCCTTGTCGTGAACACCACTACAAATTGCTTTCAGGAATGTGTTACCCCATTGCAAGCAAAACTAACGCAAGacattttaccaaattcaCAAGGTAATCGATCAGGGACTCAATTATCGTTATAATTAAACACTTTTTGATAAGAATATCATCGACTTATTAGTAACAAAAGGACCCAATCTAGTGAAACACTCTAGTGAAAGTAAAGCTATTCTTGATATTCATCTTATAGATTTCCATTTAAATATCTACCTCTGTTGTGAGAGCCAAATTTGTACGCCAATCCCACATTAAGGTTACTTTTTGCATGTTTTTCTTATCGCATTGTTTCTACGCAGAGAACATCCAAGCGGTGTAAATCCTATTGTTAAAAAAGTTTCTAGAACGCGAGTTGTCTCTCTTTAGCCTTAAtggataatttttcttggAAGGTGTGCATTATATAGAACTAACATTCCTCCACCAGCATACTCTTGAAGAATAACTATTCTTTTTACGGATAAAGCAACGATTACTATCGCTTGAAGATGACTTACGGCCTTGAGTTTATGATTTCTGTAGGGGTAGCTCTCGAATACCCTTTGAAATCTATTGTAATATGCTACATTTCAGCCCATGAACTTGACTGAAATGggtaatttttctttttgaaattcatttttaaatggCTACTGAATGCACATCACCTTGGTATGTTGTAAAGAGTCCATTGGGGAGGAAGTCGCTTTCTTATATCTACAATCTTTAGCAAAGTGGCCAATTTTATTACAATTGTAACAATGATTGatttttctcaaaaattgattacCTTCCTGCGAGTTCGAACTGATATCGTTTATTCTTTGTAAAGCCCTTGAATCTTTTGTGAGTGGATCTTCGGTAATTTTGTTATTACGTTGGGCGGTATCACGAGAATGCTTTCTATCCACGGGAGTTCCATAGTCCTCTGCCGTTGCTAGCTCCATCGCTTCCACACATGTTTGGGTTCCTTATGATTTACAGCTCTTTCTACTTGGTCTTGAAGCCCTATGGTATATATTTGTACGACCATTTCCTCATCTAAATTTTGTTGGATCTCTAGGTCTTTCAAAGCTTCTCCAAATGCAAGGTTATAGTCCTGGACAGATCCTTATTGACGAGTCTGTAATAGTTCTTTTAGGACAAGcaatcttcatctttctcctctgcttcttcttcaactaTATCTTTAATTGAACTTTTAAAAATAGTACCATAGTGGCTGTTCGGAAGATTAGCGGCAACtaaaagatgaaatgacCCAGGGCCCAATTACTTATATAAGAATATGATATATTTCAGAATAGGGCACCAATATCTGACTATGTGATCTCTAAATACTTGGTTTCCTCTCATCGATCCACATATCAGATCTTAATCTAATCTAAGACCTCATTATATATTAACATTATCGTAAGTGACACGAGGGCATTAATCAAGGGCACACCTATCACCCAATTGAGGTCAAACTTCATGTAGCTTCATGATGTGTGACAAAAGACTATCCAATACTTAACCCGTAAGTATCCCAACCAGGAACTATACGGAATAATCTAACAGCCAGGGACTAGATCTAAGAGACTGGTATTGGTCGAGCATTATACTCTTAAAGGGGACAATAATATATATAGAGATCAACAATCGGATACTAGAGTTCCTAGCTAAACAATCTATATCGTTTTAACAAGTAACCGGATTTTAGGTCACTACAAAATGTGATTATATCCATTGATTGGAAACTACTATAAACTACTAAAACTTAGAAGCGTTTTATGGGCATATGGCGCAGTTGGTAGCGCGTCTCCCTTGCAAGGAGAAGGTCAtcggttcgaatccggTTGTGTCCaatatttttctttttgccaattttttctataCACTTTTCAAGACGACAATtctaattttgaaataGCTCTCATTTACTCCTCCATTCCATATCTACCGCGACAATCCAACAATTAGAGAAATTGTAGTAAGATCACTAAACTGAgtaaaatttttaatcaCATGATTGTACATACTTGAGTAGACCTGGAAAAACGTTTGTCTATTCCAACAGGTCTTATTCCTCGTGGCCCAATGGTCACGGCGTCCGGCTACGAACCGGAAGATTCCAGGTTCGAGTCCTGGCGGGGAAGgcttaatttttttctttttattcAATAATTCAGAACCCATTATTCCAAAACCCCGCTTGCTAGTTCCAGACATAATGCAGTAGAATTAAGCTACTCGGGCTATGGACACTAACATATAATTCCTTGGCTAATTTGGATACTCTTAAGAGTCTCAAGACATATTATGGGACATTTTTTACTCAACATCATACGTAGTAGCCAAATCCGACGGTGCTTCTATCAAAGTTACGGAAAAGGCAAATTGTAAGAGCCCTATAGGCCTCaagtatttgaatttcaagatcaagataGTTGACAAATGTTAAATGCTATTGGTCAATGATACATCGATTCATTAACTGAAATCAATCTGCTTGTTCAATATACACTAATCCGTCATACCGACTTCAATCATCAATCATTAGACTCATCGGGGCTCGACTTCCGAATCgttgatattgaaattaTAAGGGTATATAACACAGCGAGTTCTCGAACAGTACGAGCCAATTTCTCCAATTACCGTGGATATACATATAAGAGACTTTAACTTAGACTATACTAACCCTATAACGATGTCACAAGGTGTCAAAGCTGCTGAAAGACTAGCTGGTAAGACTGTATTCATTACAGGTGCTTCTGCAGGTATCGGTCAAGCAACTGCAAAGGAATATTTGGATGCATCCAATGGTCAAATTAAATTGATCTTGGCTGCAAGAAGATTAGAGAAATTACACGAGTTTAAAGAACAAACTACAAAGAGTTACCCAAGCGCTCAAGTCCacattggtaaattggaCGTCACTGCAATTGACACCATAAAACcatttttggataaattacCAAAGGAATTTCAAGATATCGATATTTTGATCAACAATGCCGGTAAGGCATTAGGTACTGATAAAGTTGGTGATATTGCAGATGAAGACGTGGAAGGTATGTTCGACACCAATGTCTTGGGGTTAATCAAAGTTACTCAAGCTGTTTTACCtatcttcaaaagaaaaaattctgGTGATGTCGTTAACATTAGTTCGGTTGCTGGTAGAGAGGCATACCCAGGTGGTTCCATTTACTGTGCTACTAAACACGCTGTTAAGGCATTCACTGAAAGTTTGCGTAAGGAATTAGTCGATACAAAAATCAGAGTCATGAGTATTGATCCTGGTAATGTAGAGACCGAATTTTCTATGGTTAGATTCCGTGGTGATACAGAAAAGGCAAAGAAGGTTTACCAAGACACTGTCCCATTATATGCAGATGACATTGCAGATTTAATCGTCTATGCAACCTCTAGAAAGCAAAACACTGTCATTGCTGACACTTTGATCTTCTCTTCTAACCAGGCATCACCATACCACCTCTACAGAGGCTCTCAAGACaaaaccaattgaaaagCAAGAACAATTATAACATCTGTTTATATCCCTTATGTATTACcgataaaaaaaaaaaatctcATTGCTAATTCCTTCCATTACTCTAATTTCTCTAATTGAGATTCAAATTGTTCGTAAGTAATTGCACTTTTGTTACCTTCATACCTTATCACTTGGACAAAATATTGTTCATAATGATCCAAAACCTCTTGCAAATGAGAACTAACACCAGCTTTGTAgattaaatttaaaaacGTTTCCTCTTTATCCCAGTTTTGTTCCGACATTACCTCAGGTAGGAAGGTTGCACTCAATGTAATACCTGAACCTGGATCCTTGAAGAAAAGTTCAATTCCATGTAATCCAATTTCCCAATC contains:
- the PEX29 gene encoding Pex29p (similar to uniprot|Q03370 Saccharomyces cerevisiae YDR479C PEX29 Peroxisomal integral membrane protein involved in regulation of peroxisome size and number genetic interactions suggest that Pex28p and Pex29p act at steps upstream of those mediated by Pex30p Pex31p and Pex32p), which gives rise to MSVKLGSGKPSGSSSGGATSTGSSSAGNGSGSSLSSAGIQKLLTDNLVEKIMRMALPPGSDVAINSLAKRKQFAKDRPGLSVNTMSRNFRLMNARLSQPFAILDEIIEVFSWANPAYTISIMLIYTHAVMKPLPTLTSLPIFYLLFGVMVPHYLYMHKPNYSMYLDGNPTPAQGLPLRKPVVPKPVPELSQEFILNLTDLQNHMMIYVSFYDFISVWLTKFAYFTNEKISTAVFFILLVVGLINALFLDTLSKHLPVKGFFVAFGWFLAFMLHPKFREWFLSRVNSEETRLRVLTLTNRFENIINEHLRYTEVRENKLVSVFEIQKFSEKDKCWVLVGFSNDDYTLFSDLRIEQEDIALHCAPTLEEVKPPVEWEWVEAEDSWALDLEPIEWVEQGFIQYVDIDMGTKWVYDLTLEGKRGGYRRRMWTNVCARQMDYHYVDTNGEEEEVVEEDDMVNLARVENYSHGHRRVSRDSMSGSSTHSEETKPAIDRSESNNSINSVISPASPKKLPKGESFSGLGSLTDLLNMTV
- the BUB3 gene encoding Bub3p (similar to uniprot|P26449 Saccharomyces cerevisiae YOR026W BUB3 Kinetochore checkpoint WD40 repeat protein that localizes to kinetochores during prophase and metaphase delays anaphase in the presence of unattached kinetochores forms complexes with Mad1p-Bub1p and with Cdc20p binds Mad2p and Mad3p), whose product is MAVHDVVEVDEVAEDYLSDVVIMGSLRQLVVTAWDGTLSIYDYDEQERRVSLNTVLRHAFPLLSCCVLFPSGGYKPEIYCGDVQGQVLLVDLELGKFIPMGGNTAQLGISSLCSYKNQVICGSWDGFLQVIDCRSQNVVYQQRLNDKILSIDAHGDKLVVATTKNTVLWWKLPLQASDFGAEVESGLKFQTRRIKLTPRGDGYVSSSLDGRVAVEFFQDDTKKFAFRCHRMNLADTSFVFPVNALAFVPNSTILYTGGSDGCVSCWNLATRKKVDQLAKFNENSVVQLDCDGKILCVATSDDSFKTNAVVNQDTELQASRLYLVFLN
- the RKM4 gene encoding ribosomal lysine N-methyltransferase (similar to uniprot|Q07015 Saccharomyces cerevisiae YDR257C SET7 Nuclear protein that contains a SET-domain which have been shown to mediate methyltransferase activity in other proteins) encodes the protein MMASFDEATDGFYHWLVSSARIEISPKIFVGDLRSVNQGRCVLASQDIGSDEVLFEIPRSSVLNVATSQLVRDFPQLKDVFWQELGHWEGLILCMVYEIKVMGQQSFWWNYLQVLPKSQDLNTLVYWSADQLAALEPSLVVGRLGADESQEMYRQILKYIQNFGPEFQSKIGQLTFEEFVHVASVIMSYSFDVDLKGEDDEDDEDEDEGEEEEGESNVAHDKYMKSMVPLADTLNADTKQFNAHLVYDKESLKMVSVKPIKMGQQVYNFYGEHPNAEILRRYGYVEWDGSQFDFGELPLSCITQVLQREAPEEFFQICLQLLQNDETILEHLDQEQIVLESYDCFIDGQVIPECLLLLQVLTVILQIPNVGENLERELQRVVKKCLQLVESGRLTIKCLKLFEHCIDERLRQYPNHSFREVTPIHQYVHDVDVQRGIMAQRVLQSEVESLQNCYLSLGEKFQVIDDVKLMDNILKKRVAPAQKTKNESKRKRTH
- the STI1 gene encoding Hsp90 cochaperone STI1 (highly similar to uniprot|P15705 Saccharomyces cerevisiae YOR027W STI1 Heat shock protein also induced by canavanine and entry into stationary phase) — its product is MSADEFKQQGNAAFLAKDYVKAIDLFTKAIEVSETPNHVLYSNRSACYASNKKFEEALKDAEECVKISPSWSKGYNRVGAAQFGLSQLDEAEKSYKRALELDSSNKAAKDGLEHVQSAKAGPQMPDLGLSQMFNDPNLIQNLKNNPKTADMMKDPQLVAKLEGYRNNPQSISQDLFTDKRLMTIMAALLGIDLNMGDPSAGSEAQESAKPKEPESNPEPRKEPKQEPKQEPEAMEVDEEPNSRVAAEAEKAEGNKLYKARQFEEAIEHYNKAWELHKDITYLNNRSAAEFEKGDYDTAIKTLNDAVEQGRELRADYKTIAKSFARIGNAYYKLKDLRKAIEHYNRSLTEHRTAEVLNKLRSTEKELKKAESEAYVNPEKAEEARLQGKEFFTKGDWPNAVKAYTEMVKRAPQDARGFSNRAAALAKLMSFPEAIEDCNKAVSIDPNFVRAYIRKATAQIAVKEFAAAIETLNIAREKDAQVNKGANVREIDQLHAKASSQRFQPASDNETPEQTYERAMRDPEVASIMKDPVMQSILSQAQQDPAALQEHIKNPEVFNKIQVLIQAGIIRTR
- the ORA1 gene encoding oxidoreductase (highly similar to uniprot|Q05016 Saccharomyces cerevisiae YMR226C NADP()-dependent dehydrogenase acts on serine L-allo-threonine and other 3-hydroxy acids), with amino-acid sequence MSQGVKAAERLAGKTVFITGASAGIGQATAKEYLDASNGQIKLILAARRLEKLHEFKEQTTKSYPSAQVHIGKLDVTAIDTIKPFLDKLPKEFQDIDILINNAGKALGTDKVGDIADEDVEGMFDTNVLGLIKVTQAVLPIFKRKNSGDVVNISSVAGREAYPGGSIYCATKHAVKAFTESLRKELVDTKIRVMSIDPGNVETEFSMVRFRGDTEKAKKVYQDTVPLYADDIADLIVYATSRKQNTVIADTLIFSSNQASPYHLYRGSQDKTN